AACTATAAAGGCCGGGCAGTAGGTTACCGGCGTATTGCTCCCATGTTTCCAGATTTTTTGGATTTTAAAGTAGAAGAAATCCATGTAGAAATGGCAAGCCGGGAGTTTGCGGAGATTGAGCTCATTGAGATGATTGGCCGACATAAACATGTGGCGGTGGGAATTGTCGATGTCAAAAGCTATTATATAGAAACCGTAAAGGATATTGAGGAGCGGATTCGTTTGTGTATGAAATATGTCCACCCTGAAAGGTTGGCCGTCGCACCAGATTGCGGACTGAGTCAGACTGCCCGCTGGGCTGCCCGGCAAAAGCTCCGCAATATGGTCGAAGGCGCCCGTGTCGTAAGAAAAACATTAGGCAGATGAAACCCGCATTTCAAAAAGACGAACAACTGATCGCCGATATAAAGTCCGGGATGAAACTCAATTCGGGTTTTCGGCTATGGTGGCTCGGTCAAAGCGGGTTTCTGATCCAGTGGCAGGGAAAACATTTGCTGATCGATCCATATCTTTCGGATTCCCTCACGAAAAAATATTCAGCCACCGACAAACCCCACGTCCGGATTACGGAAAGAGTTGTGGATCCGGCGCGGTTGGACTTCATCGATATCATTACCTCCAGCCACAATCACACCGACCATCTTGACGGAGAAACGCTGATTCCGCTGTTTGCTGCCAATCCGCAAGCGATATTTGTGATTCCTGAAGCCAACCGTATATTCGCAGCCAACCGCATTCAAAAAGAAATCAACTTTCCCTTAGGGATGACAGCCGGGCAAACAGCAGAAATAGCAGGTTTCCGGATCACGGCTATTCCCGCAGCCCATGAAGAACTGGAAACTGACCCCGAAGGGCGACACATCTATTTGGGTTATATTTTTTCTTTTGGGGACTGGACTGTTTACCACAGTGGTGATACGGTATTGTATCCGGGATTGGCAGACCGGCTGAAGGAATATTCACCATCCATTCTCCTTCTCCCCATCAATGGGCGCGCTCCGGAGAGAAGGGTTGCCGGTAACCTGAATGCGGCAGAGGCAGTCCTGTTGGCTAAAGAGGTATCGGCCCAATGCGTGATTCCCTGCCACTATGATATGTTTGAGTTTAATACAGCTGATCCTCAGTATTTTATCCACTATGCAAACAGCGAAAGGCAGCCATACAGCGTATTGCAAAATGGCGAACGGGCAGAATTTTAGTTATAACTGATAAATTAAAACGATTTTCCCTTTTTCTTTATCGGGTCGAATGATATATTTTGAGATATGTTGCGTTACTACTCACGATTTACCCTGATTGCCGGCGCGATGGTGTTTGCGCTGTTTTATTTTTCCTGCGGAAGTAATGACCCCAGCCACGAGGCACATGTCTCTGTGCAGATCGATGACTATACATACCAGTATCTCCCCGGCACAAAGGCGGAAATTCCGGTAGTGGTTTCTGTAAGCGGAAAAAAATCATGGTCAGGTCCTGTAAAGATGGTGGTTAGACAGGGCAAAGAAATTTTGACAGAGGCGACGGAGAATATTTCGGTAGGGTCCGATACTGAAAAATCTGTCATAATCCCCATTGTGCTTCCCGATTCATTAGGAACCTATGAGATGGTTGCGGAAATTATACAGCCATCGGGGGCGCCATTTTTGAGCCGACGGCTGATTGAGATTGTAAAAAAATTAAGAAAAGCAGAAATATGAACAGAAGAGACGCAGTAAAACAAGTAGCGATACTTGTCGGCGGTGCACTTTCGGTACCCGCTGTAGCAGGCATTCTTCAGGGATGTGAGGCCGACACCCGCCCTGACTGGATACCTGAGTTTTTTTCCATTGAGCAAGGGGACCTGGTCGCTGAGATTGCCGAGATGATCATTCCGGCTACGGATACACCCGGAGCTAAAGATGTGCTTGTGCACCGGCTGATTGATAAATTGTTTATGGTTCATTTCCCTAAGGCTGAGCAGGATCACTTTCTTGCAGGTCTGGAAGCGATCAACCAGGCAGGAGGAAAACCCTTTCTCTCACTGGATAAGCAGGCGCAAACCGATATTCTGCTTCAGGCGGAACAGGACGGGAAAAAACAGTCAGGATCTGACAAACCTTTTATGCGTATGATGAAAGAGCTGACACTTCTCGGCTACTTTACTTCGGAGGTTGGCGCAAGCAAGGTGCTTGAGTATCTCCACATTCCCGGAAATTTTGAAGGTTGCGTACCCATGAAGCCGGGACAAAAAGCGTGGGCTGTATAATTTCCACTATTATCCATTACCTTACCTATTTACAAAACGAATGAACTTAAATATAAAAGCAAAACAGGAAGCTACTTATGATGCAATTGTTGTAGGCTCGGGCATCAGTGGCGGTTGGGCAGCCAAAGAGCTGACAGAAAAAGGCTTAAAAACCCTGGTGTTGGAGCGCGGAAGAAATGTAGAGCATGTTAAGGATTATCCTACTGCCATGTTGAAGCCGTGGGAACTTCCCCTGCGCAATAAGCTGAC
The Bacteroidia bacterium DNA segment above includes these coding regions:
- a CDS encoding MBL fold metallo-hydrolase yields the protein MKPAFQKDEQLIADIKSGMKLNSGFRLWWLGQSGFLIQWQGKHLLIDPYLSDSLTKKYSATDKPHVRITERVVDPARLDFIDIITSSHNHTDHLDGETLIPLFAANPQAIFVIPEANRIFAANRIQKEINFPLGMTAGQTAEIAGFRITAIPAAHEELETDPEGRHIYLGYIFSFGDWTVYHSGDTVLYPGLADRLKEYSPSILLLPINGRAPERRVAGNLNAAEAVLLAKEVSAQCVIPCHYDMFEFNTADPQYFIHYANSERQPYSVLQNGERAEF
- a CDS encoding gluconate 2-dehydrogenase subunit 3 family protein; this translates as MNRRDAVKQVAILVGGALSVPAVAGILQGCEADTRPDWIPEFFSIEQGDLVAEIAEMIIPATDTPGAKDVLVHRLIDKLFMVHFPKAEQDHFLAGLEAINQAGGKPFLSLDKQAQTDILLQAEQDGKKQSGSDKPFMRMMKELTLLGYFTSEVGASKVLEYLHIPGNFEGCVPMKPGQKAWAV